The following are from one region of the Haloactinomyces albus genome:
- a CDS encoding PLP-dependent cysteine synthase family protein: MTRTLPVTTGTGGTERRDQGSILDAIGDTPLMLLEGIWVKLEYLNPSGSIKARIAKYMLERAEHEGALHAGDTIVEASSGNTGNAMSMVAAAKGYRMLVVMPANVSTERAAISRAFGAEVLTVGDFHVNEALDKAVELGRRPGFFAPQQFDSDWNVEENRTWLGPEVLNQLPPGVVPDAVVSGVGTGGTIVGVGQAFRQVNPACHIAAMEPDESCTLRCGDIAKHHIEGIADGFVPGVFARHRDIVDELIAVHSADALAEMRRLVTDYGLFVGPSSGAHLLAAKRLRERHPELADVVTFFCDEGEKYLTEHYV; this comes from the coding sequence ATGACCAGGACGTTGCCTGTCACCACCGGCACCGGCGGCACTGAGCGCCGCGATCAGGGATCGATACTCGATGCGATCGGCGATACGCCGCTGATGCTCCTGGAAGGCATCTGGGTCAAGCTCGAGTATCTCAATCCCTCCGGGTCGATCAAGGCTCGAATCGCGAAGTACATGCTCGAGCGTGCCGAGCACGAGGGGGCGCTGCATGCCGGGGACACCATCGTCGAGGCCAGCAGCGGCAACACCGGCAACGCGATGAGCATGGTCGCCGCGGCCAAGGGATATCGGATGCTGGTGGTGATGCCCGCGAACGTGAGCACGGAACGCGCGGCAATCTCCCGGGCCTTCGGCGCCGAGGTACTCACCGTCGGCGACTTCCACGTCAACGAAGCCTTGGACAAAGCGGTCGAACTCGGCCGCCGACCGGGCTTCTTCGCGCCGCAGCAATTCGACAGCGACTGGAACGTCGAGGAGAACCGGACCTGGCTGGGGCCGGAAGTGCTGAATCAGCTACCGCCCGGCGTGGTGCCCGACGCCGTGGTCAGCGGTGTCGGCACCGGTGGCACGATCGTCGGGGTGGGACAGGCGTTCCGACAGGTCAACCCCGCCTGCCACATCGCGGCGATGGAACCGGACGAATCCTGCACACTGCGCTGCGGCGACATCGCCAAGCACCACATCGAGGGAATTGCCGACGGGTTCGTGCCCGGCGTCTTCGCCCGCCACCGTGACATCGTCGACGAGCTGATCGCCGTGCACAGTGCGGACGCACTCGCCGAAATGCGCAGGCTGGTCACTGATTACGGTCTGTTCGTCGGCCCGTCCTCCGGGGCACATCTGCTGGCCGCCAAACGCCTGCGCGAACGCCACCCGGAGCTGGCCGACGTGGTGACCTTCTTCTGCGACGAGGGGGAGAAGTACCTCACCGAGCACTACGTCTGA
- the hisB gene encoding imidazoleglycerol-phosphate dehydratase HisB, with protein MDSGQGAGARTGRIERITKESSVLVELDLDGTGQVEVDTTVPFYDHMLHSLGTHAGFDLTVRASGDVHIDAHHTVEDTAIVLGQAFRQALGDKKGIRRFGDAWIPMDETLAHAAVDVSGRSYCVLTGEPEQYNTFTIGNNYPFVLNRHVFESLAFHAQINLHVRVVHGRDPHHITEAQYKAIARALRAATEPDPRFAGVVPSTKGAL; from the coding sequence GTGGATTCCGGACAGGGGGCGGGAGCCCGCACCGGTCGGATCGAGCGGATTACCAAGGAGTCCTCGGTGCTGGTCGAGCTCGATCTCGACGGCACCGGACAGGTCGAGGTCGATACGACCGTGCCGTTCTACGACCACATGCTGCACTCGCTGGGCACGCACGCGGGCTTCGACCTGACGGTGCGGGCGAGCGGGGATGTTCACATCGACGCCCACCACACCGTCGAGGACACCGCGATCGTGCTCGGCCAGGCATTCCGGCAGGCGTTGGGCGACAAGAAGGGCATCCGCCGGTTCGGGGACGCCTGGATCCCGATGGACGAGACACTCGCGCACGCGGCCGTGGACGTCTCGGGGCGCTCGTACTGTGTGCTCACCGGGGAGCCGGAGCAGTACAACACGTTCACGATCGGCAACAACTATCCGTTCGTGCTCAATCGCCACGTGTTCGAGTCGCTGGCCTTCCACGCGCAGATCAACCTGCACGTTCGGGTCGTGCACGGTCGCGATCCGCACCACATCACCGAGGCCCAGTACAAGGCGATCGCCCGGGCGCTGCGCGCGGCCACCGAGCCCGATCCGCGTTTCGCCGGGGTCGTTCCCTCCACCAAGGGTGCTTTGTAG
- a CDS encoding histidinol-phosphate transaminase: MNDVIGAGTALSDLPLREDLRGRSPYGAPQLDVSVRLNTNENPFPPPEGLVADVTASVEELATSLNRYPDRDAVNLREDLAAYLTGATGVTVSAANVWAANGSNEVLQQILQAFGGPGRSALGFEPSYSMHPILAAGTRTEWSPAPRRADFGLDGAEAARVVAERRPDVVLVTSPNNPTGQSATLEDLRAVLDAAPGIVVVDEAYVEFSARPSAVGLIEQYPDKLIVSRTMSKAFAFAGGRLGYLAAAPAVIEALLLVRLPYHLSMVTQAAARAALRHARGTLESVQALVDERERVMRSLRELGFAPVPSDANFVLFGPFADAHRAWERYLDSDVLIRDVGIPGHLRVTIGTPEENDAFLAASKTVSEEISQ; encoded by the coding sequence ATGAACGATGTGATCGGTGCAGGCACGGCGCTGAGCGACCTGCCGTTGCGGGAGGATCTGCGCGGTCGCAGCCCCTATGGTGCGCCCCAGTTGGACGTATCGGTCCGCCTGAACACCAACGAGAACCCATTTCCCCCACCGGAGGGTCTGGTCGCCGACGTGACCGCCTCCGTGGAGGAGCTCGCCACGTCGCTGAACCGTTACCCGGATCGGGACGCCGTGAACCTTCGCGAGGATCTCGCTGCCTACCTCACCGGTGCGACCGGTGTCACGGTGTCGGCGGCGAACGTGTGGGCGGCCAATGGATCCAACGAGGTGCTGCAGCAGATCCTGCAGGCTTTCGGGGGTCCGGGGCGCAGCGCACTCGGGTTCGAGCCGTCGTACTCGATGCATCCGATTCTGGCGGCGGGCACGCGCACCGAATGGTCGCCCGCGCCGCGCCGCGCCGACTTCGGTCTCGACGGTGCCGAGGCAGCTCGCGTGGTGGCCGAGCGGCGGCCGGATGTCGTGCTGGTGACCAGCCCCAATAACCCGACCGGCCAGTCGGCCACGCTGGAGGACTTGCGAGCGGTACTCGACGCCGCGCCCGGCATCGTCGTGGTGGACGAGGCATACGTGGAGTTTTCCGCACGGCCCAGCGCGGTCGGCCTGATCGAGCAGTATCCGGACAAACTGATCGTCAGCCGCACCATGAGCAAGGCCTTTGCGTTCGCCGGGGGACGACTGGGCTACCTTGCGGCGGCGCCTGCCGTGATCGAGGCGTTGCTGCTGGTGCGGTTGCCGTACCACCTGTCGATGGTCACTCAGGCCGCAGCACGTGCGGCGCTGCGGCATGCCAGGGGCACCCTCGAGTCGGTCCAGGCACTGGTCGACGAGCGCGAGCGCGTCATGCGGAGTCTGCGGGAGCTGGGTTTCGCCCCGGTGCCCAGCGATGCCAACTTCGTCCTGTTCGGACCGTTCGCCGATGCCCACCGCGCATGGGAGCGGTACCTGGATTCCGATGTACTCATCCGCGATGTCGGCATTCCGGGGCACCTGCGCGTGACCATCGGGACCCCGGAGGAAAACGATGCCTTCCTGGCGGCGAGCAAAACGGTGAGCGAGGAGATCTCCCAGTGA
- the hisD gene encoding histidinol dehydrogenase — protein sequence MLTRTDLRGRVPSPGELRATLPRAGTDVEQVMHQVRPVVEAVRDRGAEAVREYTERFDSVRPEQVRVPDIELRRALDELDPSVRTALEESIARARRVHADQRRSDVTTEVAPGGTVTERWVPVARVGLYAPGGLAVYPSSVVMNVVPAQAAGVESLVVCSPPQQEFGGRPHPTILAAAQLLGVDEVWAVGGAQAVALLAYGGTDTEGGDLLPVDMVTGPGNLYVTAAKRHLRSVIGIDSEAGPTEIAVLADASADPAHVAADLISQAEHDTLAASVLVTTSEELAGAVDVELERQVAQTKHIERIRTALTGAQSGCVLVSTVDDGVRVVDAYAAEHLEIQTQQASEVAARVRNAGAIFVGAFSPVSLGDYCAGSNHVLPTGGCARHSSGLSVQSFLRGIHVVDYTEQALREVSDQVIALADAEDLPAHGQALTTRFPV from the coding sequence ATGCTCACCCGTACTGACCTGCGCGGTCGTGTCCCCTCGCCCGGTGAACTGCGCGCCACGCTGCCGCGTGCCGGAACCGATGTGGAGCAGGTGATGCATCAGGTCCGTCCGGTGGTCGAGGCCGTACGGGACCGGGGCGCGGAGGCCGTCCGGGAGTACACCGAGCGGTTCGACTCGGTGCGGCCGGAGCAGGTGCGGGTCCCGGACATCGAGCTGCGGCGCGCACTCGACGAGCTCGATCCGTCGGTGCGCACCGCGCTGGAGGAGTCCATCGCACGCGCCCGCAGGGTGCACGCGGATCAGCGCCGCAGCGACGTGACGACGGAGGTCGCGCCCGGTGGCACCGTGACCGAGCGGTGGGTGCCGGTGGCCAGGGTCGGGCTGTACGCGCCGGGCGGGCTCGCCGTCTACCCGTCGAGTGTCGTGATGAACGTCGTCCCCGCCCAGGCCGCCGGGGTCGAGTCCCTCGTGGTCTGCTCCCCGCCGCAGCAGGAATTCGGCGGGCGCCCGCACCCGACCATCCTCGCCGCTGCGCAGCTGCTCGGTGTCGACGAGGTGTGGGCCGTCGGCGGTGCGCAGGCCGTGGCGCTGCTGGCCTACGGAGGGACCGACACCGAGGGTGGTGACTTGCTGCCGGTGGACATGGTCACCGGGCCGGGCAACCTCTACGTGACCGCCGCCAAACGCCACCTGCGCAGTGTGATCGGCATCGACTCGGAGGCCGGTCCGACCGAGATCGCGGTGCTGGCCGATGCGAGTGCCGACCCGGCCCACGTGGCCGCCGACCTGATCAGCCAGGCCGAGCACGACACGCTCGCGGCGAGCGTGCTGGTCACGACCTCCGAGGAACTCGCAGGTGCCGTCGATGTCGAACTGGAGCGCCAGGTTGCGCAGACCAAGCACATCGAGCGGATCCGGACCGCGCTGACCGGCGCGCAGTCCGGTTGCGTGCTGGTGTCCACCGTCGATGACGGGGTCCGGGTGGTCGATGCCTATGCCGCCGAGCATCTGGAAATTCAGACGCAGCAGGCATCGGAGGTGGCTGCGCGCGTACGCAATGCGGGCGCGATCTTCGTGGGGGCGTTCAGCCCGGTGTCACTGGGTGACTACTGCGCGGGCTCCAATCACGTGCTGCCCACCGGTGGGTGTGCGCGGCATTCCTCCGGGTTGAGCGTGCAGAGTTTCCTCCGGGGCATCCATGTGGTCGACTACACCGAGCAGGCCCTGCGCGAGGTCTCCGATCAGGTGATCGCGCTCGCCGACGCCGAGGACCTGCCCGCGCACGGGCAGGCACTGACCACCCGCTTCCCGGTGTAG
- a CDS encoding excinuclease ABC subunit UvrA, whose translation MSTATRTSTQPSALHVADSHDVIRVHGARENNLTDVSVEIPKRRLTVFTGVSGSGKSSLVFGTIAAESQRMINETYSAFVQGFMPTLARPEVDVLDGLTTAIIVDQERMGADARSTVGTATDTGTMLRILFSRLGQPHIGSPQAFSFNVASISGAGAVTLERGGKTVKERRSFDITGGMCPRCEGMGSVTDFDPSQLYDDSKSLAEGALTIPGYSMDGWYGRIFRGCGFLDPDKPIRDYTETELDDLLHKEPTRIKVDNVNVTYEGLIPKIRKSFLSKDREAMQPHIRAFVDRAITFTACPECGGTRLSEAARSSKINGVNIAEACAMQISDLAEWVRGVDEPSVAPLLAALGQTLDSFVEIGLGYLSLDRPSGTLSGGEAQRTKMIRHLGSSLTDVTYVFDEPTIGLHPHDIQRMNNLLLRLRDKGNTVLVVEHKPETIAIADHVVDLGPGAGTAGGTVCFEGTAEGLRAGGTITGRHLDDRAALKETVRTPTGTLEIRGATAHNLADVDVDVPLGVLCVVTGVAGSGKSSLIQGSLCQQSGATDAGVVSVDQAAIRGSRRSNPATYTGLLDPIRKAFAKANGVKPGLFSANSAGACPGCNGAGVIYTDLAMMAGVATTCEECEGKRFQESVLKYRLGGKDTGKDISEVLAMSVTEAEEFFGSGEARTPAAHAILDRLADVGLGYLRLGQPLTTLSGGERQRLKLATHLGEKGGVHVLDEPTTGLHLADIEQLLGLLDRLVDSGKSVIVIEHHQAVMAHADRIIDLGPGAGHDGGRIVFEGTPADLVAARSTLTGEHLAAYVGT comes from the coding sequence ATGAGCACGGCCACGAGGACGAGCACGCAGCCATCTGCACTGCACGTTGCCGACAGCCACGATGTGATCCGCGTGCACGGCGCGCGCGAGAACAACCTCACCGACGTCAGCGTCGAGATCCCGAAGCGTCGGCTGACGGTGTTCACCGGCGTCTCCGGCTCGGGCAAGTCGTCGCTGGTGTTCGGCACGATCGCGGCGGAGTCGCAGCGAATGATCAACGAGACCTACAGCGCCTTCGTACAGGGCTTCATGCCGACGCTGGCGCGGCCCGAGGTCGACGTACTGGACGGGCTGACGACCGCGATCATCGTCGACCAGGAGCGGATGGGCGCCGACGCCCGTTCCACGGTCGGTACCGCCACCGACACAGGTACGATGCTGCGCATCCTGTTCAGTCGGCTCGGGCAGCCGCACATCGGCTCGCCGCAGGCCTTTTCCTTCAACGTCGCCTCGATCAGCGGAGCGGGTGCGGTCACGCTCGAGCGCGGCGGGAAGACCGTGAAGGAGCGGCGCAGCTTCGACATCACCGGCGGCATGTGTCCACGCTGCGAGGGCATGGGCAGCGTGACCGACTTCGATCCGTCGCAGCTGTACGACGACTCCAAGTCGCTCGCCGAGGGCGCGCTCACCATCCCCGGCTACAGCATGGACGGCTGGTACGGCCGCATCTTCCGCGGCTGCGGCTTCCTCGACCCGGACAAGCCGATCCGCGACTACACCGAGACCGAGCTCGACGACCTGCTCCACAAGGAACCGACCAGGATCAAGGTCGATAACGTCAACGTGACGTACGAGGGTCTGATCCCCAAGATCCGGAAGTCGTTCCTGTCCAAGGACCGGGAGGCGATGCAGCCGCACATCCGGGCGTTCGTGGACCGGGCGATCACCTTCACCGCGTGCCCCGAGTGCGGCGGTACCCGGCTGTCCGAAGCGGCACGGTCGTCGAAGATCAACGGGGTCAACATCGCCGAGGCCTGCGCGATGCAGATCAGCGACCTCGCCGAATGGGTCCGCGGCGTCGACGAGCCGTCGGTGGCACCGCTGCTGGCGGCGCTGGGGCAGACCCTCGACTCGTTCGTCGAGATCGGGCTGGGCTACCTCAGCCTCGACCGGCCCTCGGGCACGCTCTCCGGCGGCGAGGCGCAGCGCACCAAGATGATCCGCCACCTCGGTTCGTCGCTGACCGACGTGACCTACGTCTTCGACGAGCCCACCATCGGCCTGCACCCCCATGACATCCAGCGGATGAACAACCTGCTGCTGCGGCTGCGGGACAAGGGCAACACGGTGCTGGTCGTGGAGCACAAGCCGGAGACGATCGCGATCGCCGACCACGTCGTCGACCTCGGCCCCGGCGCCGGTACGGCGGGCGGCACCGTCTGCTTCGAGGGCACCGCCGAGGGGCTGCGGGCAGGCGGCACCATCACCGGCCGCCATCTCGACGACCGGGCCGCCCTCAAGGAGACGGTGCGGACGCCCACCGGCACGCTGGAGATCCGCGGTGCGACGGCGCACAACCTGGCCGACGTCGACGTCGACGTCCCGCTCGGCGTGCTGTGCGTGGTCACCGGCGTGGCCGGCTCCGGCAAGAGCTCGCTCATCCAGGGCTCGCTGTGTCAACAGTCGGGGGCCACCGACGCCGGTGTGGTCTCGGTGGACCAGGCGGCGATCCGCGGGTCACGACGCAGCAACCCGGCGACCTACACCGGACTGCTCGACCCGATCCGCAAGGCGTTCGCGAAGGCCAACGGCGTCAAACCGGGGCTGTTCAGCGCCAATTCCGCCGGCGCCTGCCCCGGCTGCAACGGCGCCGGTGTCATCTACACCGACCTGGCGATGATGGCAGGCGTCGCCACCACCTGCGAGGAGTGCGAGGGGAAGCGGTTCCAGGAATCGGTATTGAAATATCGACTCGGCGGCAAGGACACCGGCAAGGACATCAGCGAGGTGCTCGCGATGTCGGTGACCGAGGCCGAGGAGTTCTTCGGCTCCGGCGAAGCGCGTACACCGGCCGCGCACGCCATCCTCGACCGGCTCGCCGACGTCGGGCTCGGCTACCTCCGCCTCGGCCAGCCGCTGACCACGCTGTCCGGCGGCGAGCGCCAGCGGCTCAAGCTGGCCACGCACCTGGGCGAGAAAGGCGGCGTCCACGTGCTCGACGAGCCGACCACCGGCCTGCACCTCGCCGACATCGAGCAGCTGCTCGGCCTGCTCGACCGACTCGTCGACTCCGGCAAGTCGGTCATCGTCATCGAGCACCACCAAGCGGTCATGGCACACGCCGACCGAATCATCGACCTCGGCCCCGGCGCAGGCCACGACGGCGGCCGGATCGTCTTCGAGGGCACACCCGCCGACCTCGTCGCCGCCCGCTCCACCCTCACCGGCGAGCACCTCGCGGCCTACGTCGGCACCTGA
- a CDS encoding M14 family metallopeptidase gives MFTSRRRIAAITAAAGLLLTPAVQSTVSAAEAPVPSGPVMTQGNQSEQGKAVYAVPNTDNHSRTDIIRSGALILSVHSGTATVEATPQQAERLRRAGFELRDKRNVADMLPRVGKNGFASGFPPQDRDYHTYTETVAELDKAAAEHADLARKSSVGSSAEGRDIPVLKISDNVTEDENEPEVLFTCNQHAREHLTTEMCLHIVQRYTDGYSTDPAIAEMVDTREIWVVPMVNPDGSVYDVAGFGYRGWRRNRESTPTDLNRNWGYQWGCCGGSSGDPNASTYRGPAPFSAPETSAIRDFTDSRVIGGEQQIEAHIDFHTFSELVLWPYGYTENNTAPGMTQQQYDRFARIGRAMAASNGYTPQQSSDLYVTDGSINDWMWAEHGILSFTFEMYPGSGGIEGFYPPDEVIDRETARNDEAVSILLREAGA, from the coding sequence ATGTTCACCTCACGGCGCAGAATCGCGGCGATCACGGCCGCCGCGGGGCTCCTGCTCACACCGGCGGTCCAGTCCACCGTCTCGGCAGCCGAAGCTCCGGTCCCATCCGGGCCGGTCATGACTCAGGGAAACCAGAGCGAACAGGGCAAAGCGGTCTACGCGGTGCCGAACACCGACAACCACTCGCGCACCGACATCATCCGCAGCGGCGCTCTGATCCTGTCGGTGCACAGCGGCACCGCCACCGTCGAGGCGACCCCGCAGCAGGCCGAACGACTGCGCAGGGCCGGTTTCGAGCTACGCGACAAGCGGAACGTGGCCGACATGCTCCCGCGGGTGGGCAAAAACGGGTTCGCTTCGGGCTTCCCGCCGCAGGACCGCGATTACCACACCTACACCGAGACGGTCGCCGAACTCGACAAGGCAGCCGCCGAGCACGCCGATCTCGCCCGGAAGTCCAGCGTGGGCAGTTCCGCCGAGGGCAGGGACATCCCCGTCCTCAAGATCAGCGACAACGTCACCGAGGACGAGAACGAGCCCGAGGTTCTGTTCACCTGCAACCAGCACGCCCGGGAGCACCTCACCACCGAGATGTGCCTGCACATCGTGCAGCGCTACACCGACGGGTACTCCACCGACCCCGCGATCGCGGAGATGGTCGACACCCGCGAGATCTGGGTCGTGCCCATGGTGAATCCGGACGGCTCCGTCTACGACGTCGCGGGCTTCGGCTACCGGGGATGGCGGCGCAACCGCGAGTCCACGCCCACCGACCTCAACCGCAACTGGGGTTACCAGTGGGGCTGCTGCGGTGGCTCCAGCGGTGACCCGAACGCATCGACCTACCGTGGTCCCGCGCCCTTCTCGGCTCCGGAGACCTCGGCGATCCGGGACTTCACCGACTCCCGCGTCATCGGCGGCGAGCAGCAGATCGAAGCACACATCGACTTCCACACCTTCTCGGAGCTGGTGCTCTGGCCGTACGGCTACACCGAGAACAACACCGCACCGGGCATGACGCAGCAGCAGTACGACCGGTTCGCCCGCATCGGCCGGGCAATGGCCGCGTCGAACGGCTACACACCACAGCAGTCCAGTGATCTCTACGTCACCGACGGCAGCATCAACGACTGGATGTGGGCCGAGCACGGCATCCTGTCGTTCACGTTCGAGATGTACCCGGGCAGCGGCGGCATCGAGGGCTTCTATCCTCCGGACGAGGTCATCGATCGCGAGACCGCACGCAACGACGAGGCCGTGTCCATCCTGCTCCGGGAAGCAGGCGCCTGA
- a CDS encoding ABC transporter ATP-binding protein, whose translation MLSGSGLVAGYRKNAPVLDGVDVEVPPGGVVGLAGPSGCGKSTLARVLSLLQQPWAGRVSVDGVAVTGFRHAAPREQRTKIGLVFQQPRQAVDPRFTLWQIIAEPLYALGRSGEATDRVAELAERIGVSDELLHRRPHEVSDGQLQRACLGRALVVRPRYLICDEMTAMLDASTTAALVRVVDEQVRDGDTGVLAISHDEMLLERWASRVIRLCQEHVWDADPRPSVPGHAPTEVIGHA comes from the coding sequence ATGCTGAGCGGTAGCGGCCTGGTGGCCGGGTACCGCAAGAACGCCCCGGTACTCGACGGCGTGGATGTGGAAGTGCCGCCGGGAGGTGTCGTGGGACTTGCCGGCCCCAGCGGGTGCGGGAAATCGACACTGGCTCGGGTGCTGAGCCTGCTGCAGCAGCCGTGGGCCGGACGGGTGAGCGTGGACGGTGTCGCCGTCACCGGATTCCGGCATGCTGCTCCACGCGAGCAGCGCACGAAGATCGGTCTCGTGTTCCAGCAGCCACGTCAGGCGGTCGATCCGCGCTTCACGCTGTGGCAGATCATCGCCGAGCCACTGTATGCCCTCGGCCGCTCCGGCGAGGCCACCGATCGTGTCGCCGAGTTGGCCGAGCGGATCGGGGTGAGCGACGAGCTGTTGCATCGCCGGCCGCACGAGGTCAGCGATGGCCAGTTGCAGCGTGCCTGCCTGGGTAGAGCTCTGGTCGTGCGGCCTCGCTACCTCATCTGCGACGAGATGACCGCGATGCTGGACGCCTCCACGACCGCCGCGCTCGTACGGGTTGTCGACGAGCAGGTCCGCGACGGAGACACGGGTGTCCTTGCGATCAGCCACGACGAGATGCTTCTCGAACGGTGGGCAAGCCGTGTCATTCGTTTGTGTCAGGAGCACGTATGGGACGCTGACCCGCGTCCGTCCGTGCCCGGTCACGCCCCGACCGAGGTGATCGGGCACGCATGA
- a CDS encoding ABC transporter ATP-binding protein yields MSETVSTASSPRTEPLLELDRLSVRFLLGRRRGRAEVRAVTDASLTLRPGRILALVGESGCGKSVLASALLGLLPANAQVRGRALLHRDRTVGAEDSVELLSAPESVLARRVRGRLVGLVPQSAGTHMTPVRTARAQLAETIRALRSSTDAGTSDELAEWVGLRPEQLDRYPHELSGGMAQRVAMALALAGDPPLLLADEPTTGLDRPLVDRTMDLLGDAAAQGRTVLLITHDLAAARRVATDVAVMYASRIVETGPAADIFDDPWHPYTAGLLKALPEGGFEPIPGHPPALTDLERLERKWGCVFCQRCPDVPGFAACTGDPEPVHHGDRWIAAHAPC; encoded by the coding sequence GTGAGCGAAACCGTGTCGACGGCAAGCTCCCCGCGCACGGAACCGCTGCTGGAGTTGGATCGCCTCTCGGTGCGTTTCCTGCTGGGGCGTCGACGAGGAAGGGCCGAGGTGCGTGCCGTCACCGACGCCTCGCTGACTCTGCGGCCCGGGCGGATCCTGGCCCTGGTGGGCGAGTCCGGATGCGGTAAGTCCGTACTGGCCTCGGCACTGCTCGGCCTGCTGCCCGCCAATGCACAGGTGCGTGGGCGCGCACTGCTGCATCGGGATCGAACCGTGGGAGCGGAGGACTCGGTGGAGCTGCTTTCGGCCCCCGAGTCCGTTCTCGCCCGGCGAGTACGCGGGCGACTCGTCGGCCTGGTGCCGCAATCGGCGGGCACGCACATGACGCCGGTACGCACCGCGCGCGCTCAACTCGCCGAGACGATCCGGGCGCTGCGGTCGAGTACCGACGCAGGAACGAGCGACGAGCTGGCGGAATGGGTCGGGCTGCGGCCCGAGCAGCTCGATCGGTACCCGCACGAACTCTCCGGCGGCATGGCACAGCGTGTCGCGATGGCGCTCGCCCTCGCCGGTGATCCGCCGCTGCTCCTCGCCGACGAGCCCACCACCGGGCTGGATCGCCCCCTGGTCGACCGGACCATGGACCTGCTCGGTGACGCCGCTGCTCAGGGCAGGACGGTGTTGCTGATCACCCACGATCTGGCAGCGGCCCGGCGGGTGGCCACCGATGTGGCGGTGATGTACGCGAGCCGGATCGTGGAGACCGGGCCGGCCGCGGACATCTTCGACGATCCGTGGCACCCCTACACCGCCGGATTGCTGAAAGCCCTGCCGGAAGGTGGGTTCGAGCCGATCCCCGGCCATCCGCCCGCCTTGACCGATCTGGAACGACTCGAACGGAAGTGGGGTTGCGTGTTCTGCCAACGCTGCCCGGATGTGCCGGGCTTCGCCGCCTGCACGGGTGATCCGGAACCGGTCCACCACGGCGACCGCTGGATCGCCGCGCACGCGCCATGCTGA
- a CDS encoding ABC transporter permease, whose translation MVDRGETVPTTPSRASEQWRDAARSRAGTPRGRAADVRARARLWGSLGTLTVLALAALIVPALFDGEGLVRYAAIRLPPSPAHPFGTDTAGRDLLVRSLAGLRVSLLVAAVSALVSTVLGSAVGAVAGALGGWGDRLLMRAVDTINAVPHLLLGIVIVALYRGSLLAVMLSIALTHWATVARIVRSEVLSLRQRPYIDAAISGGASRWRVLRRHLLPAIVPQAALSAVLLIPHAVFHETTLSFLGLGLPPHMASIGTILGDGRAAVLLGAWWIILFPSLLLVATTLAVSGIAASWRDRVVPRRRSELAL comes from the coding sequence ATGGTTGACCGGGGCGAGACCGTACCGACCACACCGAGTCGGGCTTCCGAGCAATGGCGTGATGCCGCACGCAGTCGGGCCGGGACCCCGCGCGGTCGTGCGGCCGACGTGCGCGCGCGAGCGCGCCTGTGGGGATCGCTCGGCACGCTGACGGTACTGGCGCTGGCGGCACTGATCGTGCCCGCGCTGTTCGACGGCGAGGGCCTGGTGCGCTACGCGGCGATCCGGTTGCCGCCGAGCCCGGCCCACCCGTTCGGCACCGACACGGCCGGGCGGGACCTGCTCGTGCGCTCCCTGGCCGGACTGCGGGTTTCCCTGCTGGTGGCCGCGGTCAGCGCGCTCGTGTCCACGGTGCTCGGTTCCGCCGTGGGGGCGGTCGCAGGCGCGTTGGGCGGGTGGGGCGACCGGCTGCTGATGCGTGCGGTCGACACCATCAACGCCGTGCCGCACCTGCTGCTGGGCATCGTCATCGTGGCGCTGTACCGGGGCAGTCTGCTTGCCGTGATGCTCTCGATCGCCCTGACGCACTGGGCCACCGTCGCCCGCATCGTGCGCTCCGAGGTGCTCTCGCTGCGGCAGCGTCCGTACATCGACGCGGCGATCTCCGGTGGTGCGAGCAGATGGCGTGTACTGCGCCGACACCTGCTCCCTGCGATCGTGCCGCAGGCGGCGCTGTCGGCGGTGCTGCTCATCCCGCACGCGGTGTTCCACGAGACGACGTTGAGCTTCCTCGGTCTCGGGCTGCCTCCGCACATGGCCAGCATCGGCACCATTCTCGGCGACGGACGCGCGGCCGTCCTGCTCGGTGCGTGGTGGATCATCCTGTTTCCGTCACTGCTGCTGGTGGCCACGACACTGGCTGTCTCGGGCATCGCCGCGAGCTGGCGCGACAGAGTCGTACCCCGACGACGATCGGAGTTGGCGCTGTGA